A single genomic interval of Trichosurus vulpecula isolate mTriVul1 chromosome 6, mTriVul1.pri, whole genome shotgun sequence harbors:
- the GANAB gene encoding neutral alpha-glucosidase AB isoform X1 codes for MAAAARRRSQAELALACLGLCLSAALAVDRSNFKTCDQSSFCKRQRSIQPGSSPYRALLDSLELTPDALTVHLVNEVTKVVLLLELQGLQGNMTRIRIDELKPLRPRYRVPDVLVADPPTARLSISGRDENSVELTVAEGPYKIILTGRPFRLDLLENRSLVLSVNARGLMVFEHQRLPRNSFSDKVSLTFGSIWDKIKNLFSREGPQEPAEGDGTPDEEAAGKTDKSEENRGKDDSDEPGAWEEMFKTHSDSKPFGPTSVGLDFSLPGMEHVYGIPEHADNLRLKVTEGGEPYRLYNLDVFQYELYNPMALYASVPVLWAHSVHRDLGIFWLNAAETWVDISSNTAGKTLFGKMLDYLQGGGETPQTDVRWMSESGVIDVFLLLGPAVSDIFRQYASLTGTQALPPLFSLGYHQSRWNYRDEADVIDVDQGFDNHDIPCDVIWLDIEHADGKRYFTWDSSRFPQPLTMLGHLAGKRRKLVTIVDPHIKVDSGYRVHEELQSLGLYVKTRDGSDYEGWCWPGSVSYPDFTNVKMRDWWANMFSFDKYEGSASNLYVWNDMNEPSVFNGPEVTMLKDARHHGGWEHRDVHNIYGFYVHMATAEGLIQRSGGVERPFVLARAAFAGSQRFGAIWTGDNAAEWDHLKISIPMCLSLGLVGLSFCGADIGGFFKNPEPELQLRWYQVGAYQPFYRAHSHMDTGRREPWLLPPEYLGPLRDALRQRYALLPFWYTLFYRAHRDGHPVMRPLWVQYPKDVTTFSQDDQYMLGDSLLVHPVTEPGARGVQVYLPGQGEVWYDVQSYQKHHGPQTLYLPVTLSSIPVFQRGGTIVPRWERVRRSSDCMKDDPITLYVAISPQGTAEGELYLDDGHTFNYQTQNEYLLRKFTFSGNTLTSSSADPQGHFETPIWIERVVILGAGKPASVLLQTEDMLESVLSFHHNAETSVLTLRKPGVPVAADWSIHLR; via the exons GCGGCAGCGCAGCATTCAGCCCGGCTCTTCCCCCTACCGTGCCCTGCTGGACTCTCTAGAACTTACCCCTGATGCCCTCACGGTCCACCTGGTCAATGAAGTCACCAAG GTGGTGTTGCTGTTGGAGCTACAAGGACTACAGGGGAACATGACTCGGATTCGCATCGATGAGCTCAAGCCCCTCCGGCCACGTTACCGGGTGCCTGATGTCTTGGTGGCAGATCCCCCCACGGCTCG GCTGTCCATCTCTGGCCGAGATGAGAACAGCGTGGAGCTGACTGTGGCCGAGGGCCCCTACAAAATCATCCTGACGGGAAGGCCCTTCCGACTGGACCTGCTGGAGAACCGCAGCCTTGTGCTCAGCGTCAATGCCCGGGGACTTATGGTCTTTGAGCACCAGAGGCTTCCCAGGAATTC TTTCTCGGATAAAGTTAGTCTCACGTTCGGTAGCATATGGGATAAGATCAAGAACCTTTTCTCTAG GGAGGGACCACAGGAACCAGCTGAGGGGGATGGAACCCCAGACGAGGAGGCTGCTGGGAAAACAGACAag tCAGAGGAGAACAGAGGAAAGGATGACAGTGATGAGCCAGGGGCCTGGGAGGAGATGTTCAAAACCCACTCAGACAGCAAGCCTtttg GCCCCACGTCAGTGGGTCTGGATTTCTCTTTGCCTGGAATGGAACATGTGTATGGAATCCCAGAGCATGCAGACAATCTGAGACTGAAAGTCACTGA GGGCGGGGAGCCATATCGACTCTACAACCTCGATGTCTTCCAGTATGAGCTGTATAACCCCATGGCCTTGTATGCCTCAGTGCCTGTGCTCTGGGCACACAGCGTCCACCGAGACCTTGGGATTTTCTGGCTCAATGCAGCTGAGACATGGGTTGATATATCCTCTAATACGGCAGGAAAG ACGCTGTTTGGGAAGATGCTGGATTACctccagggtgggggagagaCGCCCCAGACTGATGTGCGCTGGATGTCAGAGAGTGGTGTTATTGATGTGTTCTTGCTCCTCGGGCCCGCGGTCTCAGACATCTTCCGTCAGTACGCCAGTCTCACAG GGACCCAGGCCCTCCCCCCACTCTTCTCCCTCGGCTACCACCAAAGTCGTTGGAATTATCGGGATGAGGCCGATGTGATTGATGTTGACCAGGGCTTTGATAATCATGACATCCCCTGTGATGTCATCTGGCTGGACATTGAACATGCTGATGGCAAGCGCTACTTTACCTGGGACTCGAGCCGTTTTCCCCAGCCGCTTACCATGCTGGGACATCTGGCTGGCAAAAGACGGAAG CTGGTGACCATCGTGGACCCTCACATCAAGGTGGACTCGGGATACCGGGTGCATGAGGAATTACAGTCACTGGGACTGTATGTCAAGACTCGAGATGGTTCTGACTACGAGGGCTGGTGCTGGCCAG GCTCCGTTAGCTACCCCGACTTCACAAACGTCAAGATGAGAGACTGGTGGGCAAATATGTTCAGCTTTGACAAGTATGAG GGTTCAGCCTCAAACCTCTATGTTTGGAATGACATGAATGAACCATCGGTGTTCAATGGTCCTGAGGTCACCATGCTCAAGGATGCCCGGCACCATGGGGGTTGGGAGCACCGAGATGTCCACAACATTTACGGCTTCTATGTG CACATGGCCACAGCAGAGGGGCTCATACAGCGCTCTGGAGGGGTAGAGCGCCCATTCGTGTTGGCCAGGGCCGCCTTCGCTGGCTCTCAGCGCTTTG GAGCTATCTGGACAGGGGACAATGCAGCAGAGTGGGACCATCTGAAAATCAGCATCCCCATGTGCCTCAGCTTGGGGCTGGTGGGGCTTTCTTTCTGTGGGG CGGACATTGGCGGCTTCTTCAAGAACCCTGAGCCAGAGCTGCAGCTGCGCTGGTACCAAGTAGGCGCATATCAGCCGTTCTACAGGGCTCACTCACACATGGACACAGGCCGGCGAGAACCCTGGCTGCTGCCCCCCGAGTACCTGGGGCCACTCCGAGACGCCTTGCGCCAGCGCTATGCCCTGCTCCCCTTTTGGTATACCCTCTTCTATCGTGCTCACCGTGATGGGCATCCTGTCATGAG GCCCCTGTGGGTGCAGTATCCAAAGGATGTGACCACCTTCAGCCAAGATGATCAGTACATGCTAG GAGACTCTCTGTTGGTTCAccctgtgacagagcctggggccCGTGGAGTCCAAGTGTACCTGCCTGGCCAAGGGGAG GTGTGGTATGACGTTCAGAGCTACCAGAAGCACCATGGCCCCCAGACGTTGTACCTCCCGGTCACTCTCAGCAGC atccctGTGTTCCAGCGTGGGGGCACCATTGTGCCTCGGTGGGAGCGTGTGAGACGATCTTCAGACTGTATGAAGGACGATCCCATAACCCTTTATGTGGCAATCAGCCCCCAG GGCACAGCAGAAGGAGAACTCTATTTAGATGATGGCCATACTTTCAACTATCAGACTCAGAATGAGTATCTGCTACGAAAGTTCACCTTTTCGGGAAACACTCTCACCTCCAG CTCAGCTGACCCACAAGGCCACTTTGAGACCCCAATCTGGATTGAGCGGGTGGTGATCCTCGGGGCTGGAAAGCCTGCCTCTGTGCTGCTCCAGACAGAGG ACATGCTTGAAAGTGTCCTGAGCTTCCATCACAATGCAGAGACCTCAGTGCTAACTCTGCGCAAGCCTGGAGTCCCTGTGGCAGCGGACTGGAGCATCCACTTGCGATAG
- the GANAB gene encoding neutral alpha-glucosidase AB isoform X2, which yields MAAAARRRSQAELALACLGLCLSAALAVDRSNFKTCDQSSFCKRQRSIQPGSSPYRALLDSLELTPDALTVHLVNEVTKVVLLLELQGLQGNMTRIRIDELKPLRPRYRVPDVLVADPPTARLSISGRDENSVELTVAEGPYKIILTGRPFRLDLLENRSLVLSVNARGLMVFEHQRLPRNSEGPQEPAEGDGTPDEEAAGKTDKSEENRGKDDSDEPGAWEEMFKTHSDSKPFGPTSVGLDFSLPGMEHVYGIPEHADNLRLKVTEGGEPYRLYNLDVFQYELYNPMALYASVPVLWAHSVHRDLGIFWLNAAETWVDISSNTAGKTLFGKMLDYLQGGGETPQTDVRWMSESGVIDVFLLLGPAVSDIFRQYASLTGTQALPPLFSLGYHQSRWNYRDEADVIDVDQGFDNHDIPCDVIWLDIEHADGKRYFTWDSSRFPQPLTMLGHLAGKRRKLVTIVDPHIKVDSGYRVHEELQSLGLYVKTRDGSDYEGWCWPGSVSYPDFTNVKMRDWWANMFSFDKYEGSASNLYVWNDMNEPSVFNGPEVTMLKDARHHGGWEHRDVHNIYGFYVHMATAEGLIQRSGGVERPFVLARAAFAGSQRFGAIWTGDNAAEWDHLKISIPMCLSLGLVGLSFCGADIGGFFKNPEPELQLRWYQVGAYQPFYRAHSHMDTGRREPWLLPPEYLGPLRDALRQRYALLPFWYTLFYRAHRDGHPVMRPLWVQYPKDVTTFSQDDQYMLGDSLLVHPVTEPGARGVQVYLPGQGEVWYDVQSYQKHHGPQTLYLPVTLSSIPVFQRGGTIVPRWERVRRSSDCMKDDPITLYVAISPQGTAEGELYLDDGHTFNYQTQNEYLLRKFTFSGNTLTSSSADPQGHFETPIWIERVVILGAGKPASVLLQTEDMLESVLSFHHNAETSVLTLRKPGVPVAADWSIHLR from the exons GCGGCAGCGCAGCATTCAGCCCGGCTCTTCCCCCTACCGTGCCCTGCTGGACTCTCTAGAACTTACCCCTGATGCCCTCACGGTCCACCTGGTCAATGAAGTCACCAAG GTGGTGTTGCTGTTGGAGCTACAAGGACTACAGGGGAACATGACTCGGATTCGCATCGATGAGCTCAAGCCCCTCCGGCCACGTTACCGGGTGCCTGATGTCTTGGTGGCAGATCCCCCCACGGCTCG GCTGTCCATCTCTGGCCGAGATGAGAACAGCGTGGAGCTGACTGTGGCCGAGGGCCCCTACAAAATCATCCTGACGGGAAGGCCCTTCCGACTGGACCTGCTGGAGAACCGCAGCCTTGTGCTCAGCGTCAATGCCCGGGGACTTATGGTCTTTGAGCACCAGAGGCTTCCCAGGAATTC GGAGGGACCACAGGAACCAGCTGAGGGGGATGGAACCCCAGACGAGGAGGCTGCTGGGAAAACAGACAag tCAGAGGAGAACAGAGGAAAGGATGACAGTGATGAGCCAGGGGCCTGGGAGGAGATGTTCAAAACCCACTCAGACAGCAAGCCTtttg GCCCCACGTCAGTGGGTCTGGATTTCTCTTTGCCTGGAATGGAACATGTGTATGGAATCCCAGAGCATGCAGACAATCTGAGACTGAAAGTCACTGA GGGCGGGGAGCCATATCGACTCTACAACCTCGATGTCTTCCAGTATGAGCTGTATAACCCCATGGCCTTGTATGCCTCAGTGCCTGTGCTCTGGGCACACAGCGTCCACCGAGACCTTGGGATTTTCTGGCTCAATGCAGCTGAGACATGGGTTGATATATCCTCTAATACGGCAGGAAAG ACGCTGTTTGGGAAGATGCTGGATTACctccagggtgggggagagaCGCCCCAGACTGATGTGCGCTGGATGTCAGAGAGTGGTGTTATTGATGTGTTCTTGCTCCTCGGGCCCGCGGTCTCAGACATCTTCCGTCAGTACGCCAGTCTCACAG GGACCCAGGCCCTCCCCCCACTCTTCTCCCTCGGCTACCACCAAAGTCGTTGGAATTATCGGGATGAGGCCGATGTGATTGATGTTGACCAGGGCTTTGATAATCATGACATCCCCTGTGATGTCATCTGGCTGGACATTGAACATGCTGATGGCAAGCGCTACTTTACCTGGGACTCGAGCCGTTTTCCCCAGCCGCTTACCATGCTGGGACATCTGGCTGGCAAAAGACGGAAG CTGGTGACCATCGTGGACCCTCACATCAAGGTGGACTCGGGATACCGGGTGCATGAGGAATTACAGTCACTGGGACTGTATGTCAAGACTCGAGATGGTTCTGACTACGAGGGCTGGTGCTGGCCAG GCTCCGTTAGCTACCCCGACTTCACAAACGTCAAGATGAGAGACTGGTGGGCAAATATGTTCAGCTTTGACAAGTATGAG GGTTCAGCCTCAAACCTCTATGTTTGGAATGACATGAATGAACCATCGGTGTTCAATGGTCCTGAGGTCACCATGCTCAAGGATGCCCGGCACCATGGGGGTTGGGAGCACCGAGATGTCCACAACATTTACGGCTTCTATGTG CACATGGCCACAGCAGAGGGGCTCATACAGCGCTCTGGAGGGGTAGAGCGCCCATTCGTGTTGGCCAGGGCCGCCTTCGCTGGCTCTCAGCGCTTTG GAGCTATCTGGACAGGGGACAATGCAGCAGAGTGGGACCATCTGAAAATCAGCATCCCCATGTGCCTCAGCTTGGGGCTGGTGGGGCTTTCTTTCTGTGGGG CGGACATTGGCGGCTTCTTCAAGAACCCTGAGCCAGAGCTGCAGCTGCGCTGGTACCAAGTAGGCGCATATCAGCCGTTCTACAGGGCTCACTCACACATGGACACAGGCCGGCGAGAACCCTGGCTGCTGCCCCCCGAGTACCTGGGGCCACTCCGAGACGCCTTGCGCCAGCGCTATGCCCTGCTCCCCTTTTGGTATACCCTCTTCTATCGTGCTCACCGTGATGGGCATCCTGTCATGAG GCCCCTGTGGGTGCAGTATCCAAAGGATGTGACCACCTTCAGCCAAGATGATCAGTACATGCTAG GAGACTCTCTGTTGGTTCAccctgtgacagagcctggggccCGTGGAGTCCAAGTGTACCTGCCTGGCCAAGGGGAG GTGTGGTATGACGTTCAGAGCTACCAGAAGCACCATGGCCCCCAGACGTTGTACCTCCCGGTCACTCTCAGCAGC atccctGTGTTCCAGCGTGGGGGCACCATTGTGCCTCGGTGGGAGCGTGTGAGACGATCTTCAGACTGTATGAAGGACGATCCCATAACCCTTTATGTGGCAATCAGCCCCCAG GGCACAGCAGAAGGAGAACTCTATTTAGATGATGGCCATACTTTCAACTATCAGACTCAGAATGAGTATCTGCTACGAAAGTTCACCTTTTCGGGAAACACTCTCACCTCCAG CTCAGCTGACCCACAAGGCCACTTTGAGACCCCAATCTGGATTGAGCGGGTGGTGATCCTCGGGGCTGGAAAGCCTGCCTCTGTGCTGCTCCAGACAGAGG ACATGCTTGAAAGTGTCCTGAGCTTCCATCACAATGCAGAGACCTCAGTGCTAACTCTGCGCAAGCCTGGAGTCCCTGTGGCAGCGGACTGGAGCATCCACTTGCGATAG